In Triticum aestivum cultivar Chinese Spring chromosome 5B, IWGSC CS RefSeq v2.1, whole genome shotgun sequence, the following proteins share a genomic window:
- the LOC123110176 gene encoding uncharacterized protein codes for MQRSMDASISALCGSLSQVLTHADDSSRALSDALSRRAIPLESATNAFLQGLDRRVEAAGADLARLESMAFGTVSVEELLGHCREALNIVSRHADAVEFRLVSFGYVAPQVDDEVEEEEEGGDLGELDVPGNGLLGGASSVLRSARKHFDDDELFEESMSLKNFGISDACLATLSSQDIDFSASPKMPDRKPGSFDDDQKILEEAEEPTPPQIETYEQDDNAFQGMIRASKEEYDKLPPYMKTLASWEELHDAVSKLNAYFGGDKAQGSLNQDDVASVGLGRKGRSYLLILLRLNQLVMETIDGSIFYNLRKNDS; via the exons atgcAGCGCAGCATGGACGCGTCGATTTCGGCGCTGTGCGGCTCCCTCTCCCAGGTGCTCACCCACGCCGACGACTCCTCCCGCGCGCTCTCCGACGCCCTCTCCCGCCGCGCCATCCCCCTCG AgtcggcgacgaacgcgttcctgCAGGGGCTGGACCGGCGGGTGGAGGCGGCGGGCGCCGACCTGGCGCGCCTCGAGTCCATGGCCTTCGGCACCGTCTCCGTCGAGGAGCTCCTCGGCCACTGCCGCGAGGCCCTCAACATCGTCTCCCGCCACGCTGACGCCGTCGAGTTCCGCCTCGTCTCCTTCGGCTACGTCGCCCCCC AGGTGGATGacgaggtggaagaggaggaggaaggtggagaCTTGGGGGAGCTTGATGTCCCCGGGAATGGGCTCTTGGGAGGGGCAAGTTCGGTCCTCAGGTCTGCCCGGAAGCACTTCGACGACGATGAACT ATTTGAGGAGTCCATGTCACTAAAGAACTTTGGGATTTCTGATGCTTGTCTAGCTACTCTGTCCTCTCAAG ATATTGATTTTTCTGCGAGCCCAAAGATGCCTGACAGAAAACCTGGAAG TTTTGATGATGACCAAAAGATCTTGGAGGAAGCTGAAGAACCCACACCTCCCCAAATTGAAACATATGAGCAAGATG ACAACGCTTTCCAAGGAATGATAAGGGCGTCGAAGGAGGAGTACGATAAACTTCCTCCTTACATGAAGACTCTTGCATCATGGGAG GAATTGCATGACGCCGTCTCAAAACTAAATGCATACTTTGGTGGTGATAAGGCTCAGGGGAGTTTGAATCAGGATGATGTTGCATCAGTCGGCTTGG GGCGCAAAGGAAGATCCTACTTGTTGATCCTTCTGCGGTTGAATCAACTGGTTATGGAGACGATTGACGGCTCGATCTTCTACAACCTACGCAAGAACGACTCCTAG